The Polaromonas sp. SP1 DNA window GCTGGTTGACGGCCATGGGCCGGTAGAAGTCGTGCGTGGTGTCGTCCTCGCGGCTCCAGATCAGCTTGACGGGCTTGCCCACGGCCTTGGAGATTTGCGCCGCCTGCACGATGAAGTCGAGCTCCAGCCGCCGGCCAAAGCCGCCGCCCAGGAAGGTCGTCTTCAGCGTGATGTCTTCAGGCTTGAGGCCCAGCGCCGCCGCCACACTGCCCTCGGCACCCTGCTGGAACTGCGTGGGGCCGATCAGCAGGATCTTGCCGTTCTTGAAGTCGGCCGTGAAGTTCATCGGCTCCAGCGTGGCGTGCGCCAACAGCGGCGAGACATACTCGGCTTTCACCGTCCTGGCCGCGCCCTTCATCGCGCCCGCCGCATCGCCCTTGGCCGGCACGATCGGGATCAGCTTGCCGCTGTCCGCCGCTTTGCGGATGCCGTCCAGCATGTTGGCGTTGTTGATGGCCGCGACCGGGCCTTCGTCCCATTGCACCGTCAGCGCCTGGCGCGCCTTGTAGGCATGCCAGTAGCTGTCGGCCACCACGGCCACGCCGTCCGGGATCTGCACCACGTCGATCACGCCGGGCATGGCTTTGGCCTTCGCTGCATCAAAGCTCGTGACCTTCCCGCCGATGACCGGGCATTGCTCCAGGCTGGCGTAGACCATGCCGGGCAGCTTCACGTCGATACCGAACTCGGCCGTGCCGTTGACCTTCATCGGCGTGTCCAGCCGCTTGGTGGGCTTGCCGATCACGGTGAAGTCTTTCGGGTCTTTCAACGCCACGTTTTCCGGCACCGGCAACTTCGAAGCCGCCTCGGCCAGCGAGCCGTAAGTCGCCTTCTTGCCGTTGGGCCCGATCACCATGCCGTTTTCGGCCTTCAGCGTCGAGGCATCGACGTTCCACTTAGCAGCCGCCGCCGACACGAGCATGGTGCGCACCTGCGCGCCCGCAATGCGCAGCTTCTCCCAGCCGTCCCGCACCGAGGTCGAGCCACCGGTGATCTGCGCGCCCAGCAGTGCATTGGTATAGACCTTGCCCGGAGGCGCAATCGCCACCTTGATCTTGCGGATATCGACATTGAGCTCTTCAGCAATCAGCATGGGCATCGACGTGTACACGCCCTGCCCCATCTCGGAACGCGCCGACAGCAGCGTGATGGTGTTGTCGTCGGCAATGTGCACCCAGGCATTGGGTGTGTAGAGCGTTCCGGCCGCCTGCGCGGCCGACGGAACACCCAGCGATACACCCAGCATCAAGCCGCCGCCGGCCACCGTCAGCGCGGACGATGTCTTGAGGAAAGTGCGGCGGTTTGGAGAAACCAGTGAAGTCAATGAGGTGATAGTCATGATCGTTCTCCTCAGGCTTTACGCATCGTGGAAGCAGCATCCTTGATCGCCGCCTTGATGCGCGGGTAGGTGCCGCAGCGGCAGATGTTGCCGCTCATCGCCGCATCAATGTCGGCGTCGCTCGGGTTTTTGTTGCCCTTGAGCAAGGCCGCTGCGCTCATCAGTTGCCCTGACTGGCAGTAGCCGCACTGCGGCACATCGTGTTTGATCCACGCCACCTGCAGAGGGTGCGTGTTGTTGCGCGACAGGCTTTCAATCGTCGCCACCTTCTGCCCGGCGGCTGCAGAC harbors:
- a CDS encoding xanthine dehydrogenase family protein molybdopterin-binding subunit, encoding MTITSLTSLVSPNRRTFLKTSSALTVAGGGLMLGVSLGVPSAAQAAGTLYTPNAWVHIADDNTITLLSARSEMGQGVYTSMPMLIAEELNVDIRKIKVAIAPPGKVYTNALLGAQITGGSTSVRDGWEKLRIAGAQVRTMLVSAAAAKWNVDASTLKAENGMVIGPNGKKATYGSLAEAASKLPVPENVALKDPKDFTVIGKPTKRLDTPMKVNGTAEFGIDVKLPGMVYASLEQCPVIGGKVTSFDAAKAKAMPGVIDVVQIPDGVAVVADSYWHAYKARQALTVQWDEGPVAAINNANMLDGIRKAADSGKLIPIVPAKGDAAGAMKGAARTVKAEYVSPLLAHATLEPMNFTADFKNGKILLIGPTQFQQGAEGSVAAALGLKPEDITLKTTFLGGGFGRRLELDFIVQAAQISKAVGKPVKLIWSREDDTTHDFYRPMAVNQLSAGLGADGKPVALNFKVTSQSITQRAFGLPKDTLDPFMAEAGVMPYDIPNTQYDLVIHDTGLRAGYWRSVSHALNAFANESFVDEMALAAGKDPYAYRMSLLEKQPRFANVLKMAADKAGWGTPPPAGRSRGIALMEGYDTYMAQVAEVSVKDNQITVHKITTVADLGRMVNPDTVQAQIQSSIVFGLSAALNNQITLDKGRVQQTNFGDYPVLRMHESPVMDITLVPSTEKPGGIGEPATALVAPAVANAVFAATGKRVRTLPLNDNLAKA
- a CDS encoding (2Fe-2S)-binding protein translates to MTTKLNVNGRAVSVNAEPDTPLLWVIRDELGMTGTKFGCGAALCGACTVHLNGNPVRSCQTPLSAAAGQKVATIESLSRNNTHPLQVAWIKHDVPQCGYCQSGQLMSAAALLKGNKNPSDADIDAAMSGNICRCGTYPRIKAAIKDAASTMRKA